The following DNA comes from Candidatus Rokuibacteriota bacterium.
GGAGCTGGCCAGCCTTCTGGGCATCAGTCGGACGCCGGTCCGCGAGGCGCTGCAGCGGCTGCAGGAAGAGGGGCTGGCGACGATCCTCCCGCGCCGCGGCGCGCTGGTGCGGATCCTCACGCTGCCCGAGGTCCGCGAGATCCTGCTCGTCCGCGAGGCGCTGGAAGGGCTGGGCGCCCGCCTGGCCGCCACGCACATCAACCGCGCCACGCTGGATGGGCTCCGTGCGCAGTGGCAGGAGACGCTCGACACCCTTGAGGGGTCAGCCCTCCAGGCGCTGGACAAGGAGGGGGTGCAATTCCACGCCGCGATCGTCGAAGCCTCCGGCAACCGAACGCTGGCGCGGATGCTGGAGGCCGTCCGGGGACGCATCGAGGGCACGCGACAGATCTATCTTCACAGCTCGGGCGAGACGGCGCTCCGGCGAGCCCGTCTCATCTGTGAAGAGCATCTGAGGGTCCTCGACGCCCTGGAGGCCGGCGATGCCGACCGGGCCGAGGTCGCGATGAAGGAGCATCTGCGGCAGATCCGCGCCGAGACGATCGGCGCGGTCGAGTAAGGCAAGTCCACCCCGACAGCAGGAGAGATCCTGATCAGGAGACGACGATGAAGGCTTTTCGGCCGCTGCTCCGTCTTGGTGTGCTCGTGATGGTGGGAGTCCTCGCGCTCACGGGCGGTTCCGGGCTGACAGGCGCCGCGCGAGCCCAGGACAGGAAGCCGATCGTCATCGGCGCGTCGATCGCCGTCACCGGGCACCTCGGCCTGGAAGGGATCCGGATGAAGGAGGGCTACCAGTGGTGGCAGGACCAGGTGAACAAGAAGGGTGGCCTCCTCGGGCGGCCGGTGGAGATCAAGTTCTACGACGACCAGAGTACGCCCGCGACCGGCGCCAAGCTCTACGAGCGGTTGATCACCGAGGACAAGGTCGACCTGGTCCTCGGGCCGTATCACAGCGCCGTCACCTTCGCCGTGGCGCCCATCGTGGAAAAGCACGGGATACCGATGGTCGCCTCGGGCTCGGCGTCGCTCACCATCTTCAGCCAGGGCTACAAGAACGTCTTCATGGCCGTCAGCCCTGTCAGCGAGTACGTGCGGGGGCCGCTTGAGCTCGGGAAGAAGCAGGGGCTCCAGACGGTCGCGATCCTCAACGAGAACCTCACGGTCTTCAAGGACATGGCCGACCAGACGGAGAAGATCGCCAAAGAGCTGGGCATGAAGGTCGTGGTGCGCGAGGAGTACCCGTCGAAGGTGACGGACTTCAGCGCGCCCCTCAGCAAGATCAAGGCGGCCAGGCCCGACATCCTGATCGGCTGCACGAACTTCCCCGACGCGGTCAACATCACCAAGCAGATGAAGGATCTCGACGTCGACGTGAAGGTGTACGCCTCGAGCGTGGGACCGGCCATCCCCGAGTTCTACAAGAACCTCGGCAAGACGGCCGAGTTCGTGTACGGCGCCTCGCAGTGGGAGCCGAAGCAGTCAGGGCCCCCCGGCCACAGGGAGTTCGTCGAGAGCTTCACCATGCAGTTCGGTCATCAGCCCGATTACCACCACATGATGGGCGCCAAAGGCGCGACCATTTTCCAGAGGGCGATCGAGAAGGTCGGCTCGCTCGACAAGGACAAGATACGCGAGGCCCTCCGCACGTCGAAGTTCGACACGCCGTGGGGACCGTACGCCGTTGACGAGCGCGGCGTCCAGGTCGCGCACAAGATGGTCGTCGTCCAGTGGCAGAACGGCGAGAAGCAGGTCGTGTGGCCCGAGGCCCAGGCGACGGCGAAGCCGCGCTTCCCGACGCCGGCTTGGCGGGAGCGGAAGTGATCGACGGAGCCGAGGGCGAGGGAGCCTTCTTCCTCGCCCGCGGGTTCAACCGGCGGCTCGGCTTCGGGCACCGCCCGGCGGTGCTGGTGATCGACTTCATGCGGGCGTTCACCGATCCTCGCTCCCCGTTGGGGGCCGCTCTCGATCGGGAGGTCGCGGAGACGGTTCACCTAGTCACCGTCGCCCGGGCCGCCGGCGCCCCGATCATCTACACCGTGGTGGCCTACGACGAGCCCGGCGAGCGGGATGCGGGGCTCTGGCCGCTCAAGGCGGAGGGCCTCCGGATGCTGCGGGCGGGCAGCCCGGCGGTGGCGCTCGATCCTCGCCTCGAGCGCGGGCCAGAGGACGTGGTGCTGGTCAAAAAGCACAGTTCCTCGTTCTTCGGCACGGACCTGGCCAGCCAGCTGAACTGCCGCCAAGTCGACACGCTCATCCTCGTCGGCTGCTCGACGAGCGGCTGCGTGCGGGCCACCGCCGTCGACGGGTTGCAGAGTGGGTTCAGGGCCATGGTCGTACGGGAGGCGGTGGGCGATCGCTCCGCGGCCGCGCACCGCCAGAGCCTGTTTGACCTCGACGCCAAGTACTGCGACGTGGTCGGCGTCGCGGAAACGCTCGCTTACCTCGCGCGGGTCCGGAACGGCGTGGCCGAGCCCGCGGCGGTCGCCACCCGATGCTGAGCTGGGAGTACGTCGCGCAGGTCGTGGTGAGCGGACTCCTGGCCGGGGGCGTGTATGCGCTGCTCGCCATGGGGCTCACGCTGATCTTCGGCGTCATGCGGGTAATCAACATTGCTCACGGCGAATTCGTGATCATCGGCGCCTACGTGACCTACTGGGCGTTCGCCCTCGCCGGCCTCTCGCCGCTGGTGTCGCTCGTGCTCTCCATCCCGATCCTGTTCGCCTTCGGCATGGTCCTCCAGCGCGTGGTCATCAAGCGGGTCATCGGCGCGCCCCAGCTCTCGTCGCTCCTGGTCGCGTTCGGGTTGTCGATCATGATCGTGAACGTCGCCCTCTACGTGTGGACCGGGGAGTACCGCTCGATCCCCTATCTCGAGGGCTCGCTGCGGGTGGGCAGCCTCGCCTTCTCGCGGGCGCGGGTGGTCGGCGTCGTCATGGCGCTCCTCATCGCCGCCGCCTTCTTCGCGTTCCTGAAGTGGGGCCGGCTGGGGAAGGCAATCCGGGCCACCGCCCAAAGCCGCGAAGTCGCCGCCGCCTGCGGCATCAACGTCGGGCGCGTCTACACCCTCACCTTCGGCCTTGGCGCGGCGCTGGCAGGCGCGGCGGGCACCCTCGTCAGCTTCATGTTCTCGTTCTATCCCGAGGCCGGGCAGGTCTACACGTTCAAGTCTTTCGCGGTCGTGATCCTCGGCGGCATGGGCAGCTACGTCGGGGCGCTGGCCGGAGGGCTGATCCTCGGGCTGGCCGAGGGCCTCTCCCAGCTCTTCCTCTCCTCGAAGGTTGGCGACGGCGTCGCGTACGTCCTGCTCGTGCTGATCCTGCTCCTCCGTCCACAAGGGCTGTTCGGTGACTCGCGCGAGTAGCGACGCCGTTCCCCGACTGGAGCGCCGAGATGCCCGCGCGCTCATGACTGCCGGTGGCGCGTTCGCGATCCTGTTCCTCCTCGCGCTGCCGACCTTCGGCACCGCGTACACGCAGAACGTTCTGATCCAGATGTTCACGTTCGTGGCGCTCGCGTCGAGCTGGAACATCATCTCGGGCTTCACCGGCTACATGTCGTTCGGGCACGTGGCCTTTTTCGGCCTCGGCGCCTACACCTACGCGCTTCTGGTGACGCGGGCGGCCGTCGCGTGGCCGCTGGCCGTGCTGGCCGGCGGGGTTCTGGCGACCGCGCTCGCCGCCGCCATCGGTCTCACCTGTCTCCGTCTGCACGGCCACTACTTCGCCATCGCCACCTTGGGCCTCGGCGAGGCGCTGCGCATCGCGGTGCTCGGCTGGGACGACGTCACCGGAGGCGGCAATGGCATCCTGCTCACCCCGGTCAAGGAGCTGGTCTCCTCGTACTACGGGATGGCCTTGGTCGCCGCGCTCGCCATCGGGCTCTCGTGGGCCGTCGCCCGGTCGCGCTTCGGGCTCTCGCTCCTCGCCATCCGCGAGGGGGAGGTGGCGGCGGGCATGCTCGGGATCAACACGACGGCGTGCAAGCTCTGGGCGTTCATGCTGAGCGCGGCGGCGCCCGGGATGGCCGGGGCCCTTCACGCGCGGTTCCTCGGCTTCATCGAGCCCGCTTCGATCTTCGCGGTGCTCATCACCGTACAGATGGCCGTGTTCGCGCTCTTCGGCGGCCGGGGCACGGTGAGCGGGCCGATCCTGGGCACCTGCCTCCTCTTCCTGTTCCAAGAGCAGGTGTGGGCGCGCTTCCCCTACCTGCACCTCTTCATTTTCGGCCTGGTGCTCGTCCTCACCGTCCTGCTGATGCCCAAGGGACTGCTTGGGTTGCTCGAGGACCGGGGCTGGATCGCCAAGGGCGTGGTGCGGTGAGCGAGAGCCTCCTGACCGTGACGGATCTCGTCAAGCGCTTCGGCGGCGTCTCCGCCCTCGACGGCTGCTCGCTGAAGGTCGCCAAGGGGAACATCACCGGGCTGATCGGGCCAAACGGCTCGGGCAAGACGACCCTCTTCAACCTGATCTGCGGCCTCGACACGCCTGACGCCGGGCGGATCGTCTTCAGGGGCGAGCGACTCGACCGCCGTCGGCCCCACGAGATCGCCCGCCTGGGCGTCGGCCGGACGTTCCAGCTCATCCAGGTGTTTCCCGAGCTGACCTCGCTCGACAACATGATGGCCGCCGCCCGCGGTGGGAGCTGGGGCCAGAGCCGGGCGCGTGCGTTCGAGCTGCTGGCGTTCGTGAACCTGACGCAGCTCCGGGGCGAGCGCGCCGGCAATCTCTCGTTCGGACAGCAAAAGCTCCTGGAGTTCGCGCGGATGCTGATGAGTGATCCGGGGCTGCTGCTCCTCGACGAGCCGGCGGCAGGGGTGAACCGCGTCCTCCTTGAACGGCTGCTCGACCACATCCAGGCGCTGCGCGAGCAGGGCAAGACGATCGTCATTGTCGAGCACGATATGAACGTCGTGATGAACCTGTGTGAGTGGGTGTGCGTGATGGATCAGGGCCGCCTGCTCCTCGAGGGGCCGCCCGAGGTCGTCCGGGAGGACCCGCGGGTCATCGAAGCCTACTTTGGTCGCTGAGCGGACGGGAGACCACGCGATTCTCGACATCGGGGACATCGCCGCGGGCTACGGCAAGATCGAGATCCTCCACGGCGTCTCGCTCCGAGTGGCGCCGGGCGAGGTGATCGCCATCATCGGGCCCAACGGCGCCGGGAAGTCGACGGTGCTCAAGACGATCATGGGCTACCTCCGTCCCTCCCGCGGTCACGTGACGTTCGACGGCCAGGGCATCACCGGTCTCCGGACGGACCTGATCGTCGGCCGTGGCCTGGGCTACGTCCTCCAGGGGCGCATCGTCTTCCCCCAGATGACGGTCCGCGAGAACCTCGACATGGGGGGCTACCTCGAGCGCGACGCGCGGCGTCGGGCACAGGCGGTCGAATGGCTCTTCACGCTCTTCCCCCGGCTCGGCGAGCGCAAGACGCAGCGCGCCGGGAGCATGAGCGGCGGCGAGCAGCAGATGCTGGCCATCGCGCGGGCGTTGATGCTGCGTCCGCGCCTCCTACTCCTCGACGAGCCGTCGCTGGGGTTATCGCCGCGCTACGTGAGCCTCGTCTTCGAGAAGATCCAGGAGCTGAACCGGCAGCAGGGCATGTCCATCGTGATGGTCGAGCAAAATGCCCGTCGGGCACTCGAGATCGCGGACCGGGGGTACGTGCTGGACGTCGGAGAGAACCGGATCGAAGGGACAGGCAAGGACCTCCTGGACGACGACGAGGTCAAGCGCCTGTACCTCGGCTATCAGATGACACGAAGCGCCGGCCGCCGGGCCCCGGCCAAGGAGAGTCGACCGTGAAGACCGACAAGCGCTGGATCGTTGGGGTGGAGCGGTTCCCGCGTCCGCTGCAGAGGTTCGAGATCGACCCGCGGCGCACGGCGCTCCTGATCGTGGACATGCAGAACTACCTCCGGGGACCCGAGGTCGGGCTGGGCAAGATCATCGGCGAGGACCTCCCGGAGGTCGCCGCCTACTATTACCCCCGGGTGCGGGAGATGGTGGTGCCGAACAACGTCCGGCTCCTCGAACTCTTCCGCAGCCACGGGCTGCCGGTGGTGTTCACCTCGGTCGGGCCCGAGCTGCCCGACGGGAGCGACTTGCCGCGGTGGCGACGGATCGACCCGCACGACGGCACGGTGGAGGGCGAGCCGCGTACTCGATTCCCGTACTACTCGAAGGCGGCCTGGGAGCGACAGATCATCGACGAGCTGAAGCCGAGTCCCACCGAGCTCGTGCTCTACAAGAACACCTCGGGCGCCTTCAACTCGACCGCCATCGACCACTTTCTCCGCAACATGGGGATCGAGGGCCTGGTCGTGACCGGCATCGCGACGAACTTCTGCGTCGAGACCACGGCGCGCGACGCCGCCGACCGCGGCTACAAGGTCGTCCTGGTGGACGACGCCTGCGCCACCTTCGATCAGGCCTCCCACGACGCCACCATGCGCAGCTTCGTGCGCATCTACGGCCTGGTCCGGGATACCGACGAGATCCTCGCGGACTTCGGACGCGAGCTCGGGGGATGACGATCGCTGATGACCGTGCGAGGGGATGACCTCACGGACCCGATGACGCTCCAGCGGCAGATCGAGGAGGCGCAGGCAACCGGCGCGGCCGCCGCGCTGTATTACGATCTCAGGGCCACCCTGCGGTCGTCGTTCGTGCCGACCGTCTACAGGATTCTCGCCGCTTACCCGGCCTACTTCGAAACGGCCTGGACGAGGCTCCGGCCGAACCTCGCCACACGCGATACCGAGCGAGCGGCTGACGCGATCCACCGGGCCTGCGTGGCCCGGATCGAGGCCCTGGTGCCGCCCGATCGCGGTGCCACGGTGGCGCTGGCGCCGGCCGTGCGGCGTGAGATCGGTGGCGTCCTGAAAACCTTCGTCGCGGTGAACCCGAAGAACCTCCTCACGGTGACTGCGCTCTTCGAGGCGTGGCAGGGCCGGCCCATCACCGGTGACCCGCGCGCCGGCGACTGGCAGCCGATTTCAGCCGGAGTTCCCGACGGGATGCCACCGATTCCGGTGCTGCCCCAGGGCGCCGACGATCCCCGCGTGCGCGAGATCTTCGCCGAGGCCGCCGCGGTCATGGGCGGGGCGGCCGTGCCGAGCATCTACCGCACGTTGGCCCGCTGGCCCGACTACCTCGCCGCGGCGTGGCGCTCGCTGGCGGACCCCGCGCGCGGCGCGCGCCTGCGGGCCCAGGCCGTCCCGGTGTTGATTGCCGAGGCGACCTCCCTCTGCCACGGGCTACCGTTCCCCTTCGCCCTCGACCGCGCAACAGTCGCCGCCACGCTCCCGGCCCGCGACGTCGAGGCCATCGAGGCGACGCTCGCGCGCTTCCAGCGCGGCATCACGGAGGCGATGCTGCAGATCGCCTGCCTGCTGCGCGATCTCGAGGGTGCGGCGGCGCTGGGCGCGCGGCCGTTCGGCGTCCCGGCGTGAGCGCGCTCGTGCGAGACGCGGGTGGGGTCGTTGCGCTCGAGCCAGCCGGGCGCCACCCGGACATGCCCGCCCGCGCCGGCT
Coding sequences within:
- a CDS encoding amino acid ABC transporter substrate-binding protein is translated as MKAFRPLLRLGVLVMVGVLALTGGSGLTGAARAQDRKPIVIGASIAVTGHLGLEGIRMKEGYQWWQDQVNKKGGLLGRPVEIKFYDDQSTPATGAKLYERLITEDKVDLVLGPYHSAVTFAVAPIVEKHGIPMVASGSASLTIFSQGYKNVFMAVSPVSEYVRGPLELGKKQGLQTVAILNENLTVFKDMADQTEKIAKELGMKVVVREEYPSKVTDFSAPLSKIKAARPDILIGCTNFPDAVNITKQMKDLDVDVKVYASSVGPAIPEFYKNLGKTAEFVYGASQWEPKQSGPPGHREFVESFTMQFGHQPDYHHMMGAKGATIFQRAIEKVGSLDKDKIREALRTSKFDTPWGPYAVDERGVQVAHKMVVVQWQNGEKQVVWPEAQATAKPRFPTPAWRERK
- a CDS encoding ABC transporter ATP-binding protein codes for the protein MVAERTGDHAILDIGDIAAGYGKIEILHGVSLRVAPGEVIAIIGPNGAGKSTVLKTIMGYLRPSRGHVTFDGQGITGLRTDLIVGRGLGYVLQGRIVFPQMTVRENLDMGGYLERDARRRAQAVEWLFTLFPRLGERKTQRAGSMSGGEQQMLAIARALMLRPRLLLLDEPSLGLSPRYVSLVFEKIQELNRQQGMSIVMVEQNARRALEIADRGYVLDVGENRIEGTGKDLLDDDEVKRLYLGYQMTRSAGRRAPAKESRP
- a CDS encoding halocarboxylic acid dehydrogenase DehI family protein, with the translated sequence MTVRGDDLTDPMTLQRQIEEAQATGAAAALYYDLRATLRSSFVPTVYRILAAYPAYFETAWTRLRPNLATRDTERAADAIHRACVARIEALVPPDRGATVALAPAVRREIGGVLKTFVAVNPKNLLTVTALFEAWQGRPITGDPRAGDWQPISAGVPDGMPPIPVLPQGADDPRVREIFAEAAAVMGGAAVPSIYRTLARWPDYLAAAWRSLADPARGARLRAQAVPVLIAEATSLCHGLPFPFALDRATVAATLPARDVEAIEATLARFQRGITEAMLQIACLLRDLEGAAALGARPFGVPA
- a CDS encoding ABC transporter ATP-binding protein; the encoded protein is MSESLLTVTDLVKRFGGVSALDGCSLKVAKGNITGLIGPNGSGKTTLFNLICGLDTPDAGRIVFRGERLDRRRPHEIARLGVGRTFQLIQVFPELTSLDNMMAAARGGSWGQSRARAFELLAFVNLTQLRGERAGNLSFGQQKLLEFARMLMSDPGLLLLDEPAAGVNRVLLERLLDHIQALREQGKTIVIVEHDMNVVMNLCEWVCVMDQGRLLLEGPPEVVREDPRVIEAYFGR
- a CDS encoding branched-chain amino acid ABC transporter permease, encoding MLSWEYVAQVVVSGLLAGGVYALLAMGLTLIFGVMRVINIAHGEFVIIGAYVTYWAFALAGLSPLVSLVLSIPILFAFGMVLQRVVIKRVIGAPQLSSLLVAFGLSIMIVNVALYVWTGEYRSIPYLEGSLRVGSLAFSRARVVGVVMALLIAAAFFAFLKWGRLGKAIRATAQSREVAAACGINVGRVYTLTFGLGAALAGAAGTLVSFMFSFYPEAGQVYTFKSFAVVILGGMGSYVGALAGGLILGLAEGLSQLFLSSKVGDGVAYVLLVLILLLRPQGLFGDSRE
- a CDS encoding GntR family transcriptional regulator; this encodes MSTGTSGPLRRHLAYDTIRAKILSGEFPPGSTLSEAELASLLGISRTPVREALQRLQEEGLATILPRRGALVRILTLPEVREILLVREALEGLGARLAATHINRATLDGLRAQWQETLDTLEGSALQALDKEGVQFHAAIVEASGNRTLARMLEAVRGRIEGTRQIYLHSSGETALRRARLICEEHLRVLDALEAGDADRAEVAMKEHLRQIRAETIGAVE
- a CDS encoding isochorismatase family cysteine hydrolase — translated: MKTDKRWIVGVERFPRPLQRFEIDPRRTALLIVDMQNYLRGPEVGLGKIIGEDLPEVAAYYYPRVREMVVPNNVRLLELFRSHGLPVVFTSVGPELPDGSDLPRWRRIDPHDGTVEGEPRTRFPYYSKAAWERQIIDELKPSPTELVLYKNTSGAFNSTAIDHFLRNMGIEGLVVTGIATNFCVETTARDAADRGYKVVLVDDACATFDQASHDATMRSFVRIYGLVRDTDEILADFGRELGG
- a CDS encoding isochorismatase family protein codes for the protein MIDGAEGEGAFFLARGFNRRLGFGHRPAVLVIDFMRAFTDPRSPLGAALDREVAETVHLVTVARAAGAPIIYTVVAYDEPGERDAGLWPLKAEGLRMLRAGSPAVALDPRLERGPEDVVLVKKHSSSFFGTDLASQLNCRQVDTLILVGCSTSGCVRATAVDGLQSGFRAMVVREAVGDRSAAAHRQSLFDLDAKYCDVVGVAETLAYLARVRNGVAEPAAVATRC
- a CDS encoding branched-chain amino acid ABC transporter permease — translated: MTAGGAFAILFLLALPTFGTAYTQNVLIQMFTFVALASSWNIISGFTGYMSFGHVAFFGLGAYTYALLVTRAAVAWPLAVLAGGVLATALAAAIGLTCLRLHGHYFAIATLGLGEALRIAVLGWDDVTGGGNGILLTPVKELVSSYYGMALVAALAIGLSWAVARSRFGLSLLAIREGEVAAGMLGINTTACKLWAFMLSAAAPGMAGALHARFLGFIEPASIFAVLITVQMAVFALFGGRGTVSGPILGTCLLFLFQEQVWARFPYLHLFIFGLVLVLTVLLMPKGLLGLLEDRGWIAKGVVR